The Paramisgurnus dabryanus chromosome 1, PD_genome_1.1, whole genome shotgun sequence genome includes a window with the following:
- the LOC135743089 gene encoding sushi, nidogen and EGF-like domain-containing protein 1: protein MKIILMLISILSMNSLTTGQTGIFYPFGSDAGDVNNIGIEDENSTYVGLLSPFVFFGRMYHQIYINSNGHLTFNNPSSVFIPNSLPSNGSEDVIAALWTDIDISQNGNISYQEYTTGSVLTQATQDINQYFPDLSFTATCVFVVTWDKVAYFYHTGTETSFQVVLISDGNLSFLLINYGDIAVSPNLVQGGYDTINSTHYFLIPESNNGSSISNLKYSSNVNVPGRWVFRVDGKADQNRETVIGLQMRVISYSDLAEIENIAYVMEKIKQELVHQGLPSNVELNLRRVEKIKP from the exons ATGAAAATTATTCTTATGTTAATATCAATCCTGTCAATGA ATAGTCTGACAACAGGCCAGACAG GGATTTTCTATCCATTTGGCTCAGATGCAGGAGACGTTAATAATATTGGTATTGAAGACGAAAACTCAACTTATGTTGGCCTGTTGAGTCCATTTGTTTTCTTTGGCCGCATGTACCACCAGATATAC ATCAATAGTAATGGGCATCTTACATTCAACAACCCTTCATCGGTGTTCATTCCTAATTCCCTGCCCAGCAATGGAAGTGAAGATGTCATTGCCGCTCTCTGGACAGACATTGACATCAGTCAAAACGGTAACATCTCATATCAAGAGTACACAACTGGAAGTGTCCTGACACAAGCTACTCAAGACATAAACCAGTATTTCCCTGATCTGAGCTTTACTGCCACTTGCGTCTTCGTTGTAACATGGGATAAAGTGGCATACTTTTATCACACAGGCACG GAAACCTCCTTTCAAGTGGTTTTAATTTCAGACGGCAATTTGTCTTTTCTTCTGATAAATTATGGTGACATTGCTGTGTCACCAAATTTAGTGCAG GGAGGTTATGACACAATAAACTCTACACATTATTTTCTCATTCCTGAGTCAAACAATGGGAGCTCCATTTCAAATCTCAAGTACTCCAGTAATGTAAACGTTCCTGGTCGTTGGGTCTTTAGGGTGGACGGTAAAGCAGATCAAAACAGAG AAACTGTCATTGGACTTCAGATGAGAGTTATCTCATATTCAGATCTAGCAGAGATTGAAAACATTGCGTACGTTATGGAGAAA ATTAAACAGGAGCTGGTTCATCAAGGTCTTCCAAGCAACGTCGAGCTGAATTTAAGAAGAGTGGAAAAAATAAAGCCTTAA
- the foxi1 gene encoding forkhead box protein I1, with translation MFLEGERIMNAFGQQPTNQQPLQHHNAQDILDMTVYCDTNFSMYQQNLHHHHSQRPPAHPSGYGLGEYASPGTNPYLWMNGPGIASSPYLSGPNGGSYIQSGFGSNQRQFLPPPTGFGSADLGWLSISSQQELFKMVRPPYSYSALIAMAIQNAQDKKLTLSQIYQYVADNFPFYKKSKAGWQNSIRHNLSLNDCFKKVARDEDDPGKGNYWTLDPNCEKMFDNGNFRRKRKRRSDGNNGSASLSVKTEDALKLADTASLMSPSPQSLQNSPTSSEPKSSPSPSAEHSPCFNSFIGNMNSIMAGNSSGIRSRDASSGPLGDFTHGMSGHEVAPPSEHSHLNTSRLNYYTASHNNSGLINSLSNHFSVNNLIYNREGTEV, from the exons atgtttttagaggGAGAACGGATTATGAACGCGTTTGGGCAGCAGCCGACGAATCAGCAGCCCCTTCAGCACCATAACGCGCAGGACATCTTGGACATGACCGTGTACTGCGACACCAACTTCAGCATGTACCAACAGAACCTCCACCATCATCACTCGCAAAGGCCACCTGCGCACCCATCCGGCTATGGACTTGGCGAGTACGCATCACCCGGAACCAACCCTTACCTGTGGATGAACGGTCCGGGTATTGCCTCTTCCCCATACCTCTCGGGTCCGAACGGAGGCTCCTACATTCAGTCGGGATTTGGGTCGAACCAGCGGCAGTTTCTTCCTCCTCCCACGGGATTTGGAAGCGCGGATCTCGGGTGGCTCTCCATTTCAAGCCAGCAAGAACTTTTCAAGATGGTTAGACCACCTTATTCCTACTCAGCGCTCATTGCCATGGCTATCCAGAACGCACAGGACAAGAAACTGACGCTCAGTCAGATTTATCAGTATGTGGCTGACAATTTTCCATTTTACAAGAAAAGCAAAGCTGGCTGGCAAAACTCCATTAGACACAATTTGTCATTGAACGATTGTTTCAAGAAAGTTGCGAGAGATGAGGACGATCCTG gcaaAGGAAATTACTGGACTCTGGACCCCAACTGCGAAAAAATGTTCGACAATGGAAACTTcagaagaaagagaaagagaagatCTGATGGAAACAATGGAAGCGCCAGTCTGTCAGTCAAAACCGAGGACGCGCTCAAATTGGCGGATACCGCAAGCCTGATGAGCCCTTCCCCGCAGAGTCTCCAAAACTCTCCAACTTCCAGCGAACCTAAATCCTCTCCATCGCCGTCCGCGGAGCACAGCCCCTGTTTTAACAGCTTTATCGGTAACATGAACTCAATAATGGCAGGAAACAGCAGTGGGATCAGAAGCAGAGACGCCAGCTCTGGACCTTTAGGGGATTTTACGCATGGCATGTCTGGACATGAGGTGGCACCTCCATCAGAACATAGTCATCTCAACACCAGCAGACTGAACTATTACACCGCATCCCATAATAACAGCGGCTTGATCAACTCACTCTCCAACCATTTCAGTGTTAATAATCTCATTTACAACAGGGAGGGAACAGAAGTGTAA